The genome window ACCAAGCCAGAccgaaacataaaaaaatgtcaaaattacAGCTGAAAATAAGATTATGGGTGAATTTTAAAGGCATTTACATCTTTTTGTAGCAGTGGATTGAAGCTAACAGAGGCTCGGACTTGGTTGGATCTTCTTGGTTGGAAAAGTCGTAATCAAAATAAGTCGTCGTgaaatttttcacttttttccaCAAACCATTCTCTTCCAGTCTCTCTATTTCTTTGTTCAGTGCAGAAACATATTCACCTGCCACCGCGTTAAACCTTGTCGCGAAAACTATAACTCCGCCAGAAACGCATACCCGAATTAGATCCACCAACACCTTAGGGTCTAAATGGCCTGGACCAAATCCACCAGAGCACACAACACCCATATATGCATTATTTTCAAATGGCATGTCAATACCAGGGTATATGAAAGCCTCTTTTAGCTGGCTATACAGATTCTTAGGCTTAGCTAACTCTAGCATACCAGCGCTGCCATCTATTCCATCAATACCACCTTTAAAACCAGATTTACGAAGCTCTTGCGCTACGAGCCCGGTTCCGCAGGCGATATCcagaaattttgaatttttttggtCTTGAATTAATTCCAATGCAGTTTGGGCAATTACTCGAGGCGTTTCGTAACCGAGTCCCACGAAATCGGTCTCGTAGTCCTTTGCCAATGTTGTATAGTTACTCACTGTGTTTTCAGTGCTACTAACGTCAATATAGGTCCCGTAGATTTTATTGTAGAGCTGTTTATATTTCTGATCGTCAGCCGACATTTTTAGTGAGGTATTTCAACAAAAACCTTGTGAGgtattttgacaaaatttttaagtaaaaactaTAACACTAACGTGCAACTACAAAAAATGGTGAAGAATAAATATTACACcatattttaacagttttaaccaaaaaaatagtattttttaagCAAAGACGTCACTAGAAGAACTGACCTACTTGCGCGGGAACAAAGTTATGCGCGCCTTTGCGCGGGGATTTTTGACATCAAAAACGCATTTACAACATTCTAACAGGGGACAAAAGATTTTCTAATCATACCCAGagttaaaaatacagaaaataataGCAACATACATCAAGTATTAAGTATACTATTTACCAATCGTCGAATATACTTAATTAAAAGCGAATTCGTCTcttatattctattctgtatggatGAGGTCCGTGAGAATTTTAGgacagaattggcccattaccccaacacccttgtactTTCGGAAGTGACGTGCTCGCGGTAGTGAAGTTCTTTTATCGTGTTCCGACTCCAGTGTTCCGACCAAGTCCCGTTTTCTctcccgattcttgacccgtaggactccatctgcaTCCAACGACAGGCAACAATGTGTCCAACGACGGGCAACGCCAAGTTGCATATGTCTTATTTGACCCATTATTATCTCATGGAATTCTATAATATGGTTGAGACCTACGGAAAGGCACGCAGAGACTTGCAGTTTTGATATATTGACATCGGAATTAGTAACGTATTGAAAGGTATATCGCTATAAAATTACAGCTAACCATATCGCCGTCGTGGAATTTTACAAGTAAAACTACAAACGTGACCGCAAGCAAACACAAGCAGATTTCTTAAGTTTAACTAGAATAAATCAGTAACCCAATATAAGGACTAGAGCACACGTGTTTGTACTATTAGAAATAGGGACATCAGGGGGGAATCAAAAGCGAAAGGGGGaatcaaaagcaaaacaataCGTATAGCAGGGCGGGGAAGATagtacaccttttcattctattttcctgtctTATTTGGTGGTTAAAAAGATTATTCAaataattctaaaaccgtattctcatgactcccatacactgttgttaattgtttaaaacacgatcataaattgttgttattatgtactaaaagtGTCTAAACTTTCCGAACAGaactatattaaaacactATATGGCTACAAAGCGTGGGAAAGAGTGTCAGGTAAAAGAACTGGCTGTCCTACCCTGAAGCTGGTGTaatgtgtggataagcagacgtgactaaaatttgatttatttgtcCGTTGATACACAAAATAATGCCCATATTCGAGTTGCTGAAGATATTGCACGATATTGTGAGGATAAGCGgacaatattatatataacagcGACTTCCTGTACATGGCAACGTATTGGACAAAATTAGCGTCATATACCCCCCATAAAAATACCGACACagtataatattttttcacaacaacatgttaaaataatcagtcaaataaaaaacatgttctTCGTTGCCTATGTGGTTAGTATATAACAAGCAAAACGAAATTGCATAAGTTACGCCAGTTCAATAATTAATCTACGCAGCTCATTAGTCAAATATTTGCGGGGCAATGCTTGCGTATAAATATTAGACAATACCTCAGCAAATTTTCAGATGCGTTTGGACAAAGAGTCGACTAATGCAaagtttttgtgttaaaatgcTCATGCTTACAAAAAGCATTTGCCTTAGctataaagaattttaaactgCAGGTCCGATACAAAAGTTATATAGTCTTCGAgttttttgctgttttccGGTCCGATTAAATgcagtttcataatttttaaacgcAGGGTATTTGCTTAGCTAAAAGTA of Ciona intestinalis unplaced genomic scaffold, KH HT000329.1, whole genome shotgun sequence contains these proteins:
- the LOC100176401 gene encoding methyltransferase-like protein 27, with amino-acid sequence MSADDQKYKQLYNKIYGTYIDVSSTENTVSNYTTLAKDYETDFVGLGYETPRVIAQTALELIQDQKNSKFLDIACGTGLVAQELRKSGFKGGIDGIDGSAGMLELAKPKNLYSQLKEAFIYPGIDMPFENNAYMGVVCSGGFGPGHLDPKVLVDLIRVCVSGGVIVFATRFNAVAGEYVSALNKEIERLEENGLWKKVKNFTTTYFDYDFSNQEDPTKSEPLLASIHCYKKM